In Chitinophaga nivalis, a single genomic region encodes these proteins:
- a CDS encoding DUF4194 domain-containing protein has product MSDKNISPFAHVFIKLMQGPVYEEDKTYWKDLLGWQTELSKYLQQTGLQLIVSEADGFARIVQPDTDETMDKPLPRLMRKTRLTYEATLLCIVLREALDEFDINGNGTRLFLTQREIKERLALFFKDRHNRSKLLKDLNKPINSLLNIGVLRVTREDAANKELHQYEVKRIIKALVNNDKLEEIKSKLKLHVHSV; this is encoded by the coding sequence ATGTCCGATAAAAATATATCGCCCTTTGCACACGTGTTCATTAAACTCATGCAGGGGCCTGTTTATGAAGAAGATAAAACCTACTGGAAAGACCTCCTCGGATGGCAGACGGAACTGAGCAAGTACCTGCAACAAACAGGCTTACAGCTGATAGTTAGTGAAGCTGACGGATTTGCCCGCATCGTACAACCCGATACGGATGAAACCATGGACAAACCTTTGCCCCGGCTGATGCGCAAAACCCGGCTGACCTACGAGGCCACCTTGCTGTGCATCGTACTCCGCGAAGCCCTCGACGAATTTGATATCAATGGCAATGGTACCCGGCTTTTCCTCACCCAAAGAGAAATCAAGGAACGATTGGCGCTCTTCTTCAAAGACCGGCACAACCGCTCCAAACTACTCAAGGATCTCAACAAACCGATCAACAGTCTTTTAAACATCGGCGTACTGAGAGTAACCCGGGAAGATGCAGCCAATAAAGAGCTGCATCAGTATGAGGTAAAAAGAATCATCAAGGCACTGGTGAACAACGATAAACTGGAAGAAATTAAATCAAAATTAAAACTGCATGTCCACTCTGTTTAA
- a CDS encoding DUF3375 domain-containing protein gives MTYDQLCNLYAHSVTLKILRARSAPMMLSFFHYTFKEKNHTTISNVELVTRLSDYLGQTGYQAADDEIDAGHLLEHNDVKARQYIDQWSNKGFLRKYPDDDGLDIHELSSDMEKAMHWVSTLRKREFVGTESRFKDIFSKLKELIDQSNKDPQQRIQELERKKFEIEQEIKSITITGKVQVFDDTQIKERFYDVNRMSRELLSDFKEVEHNFEQITQEIYRKQSERDVAKGTLLAYTLDSFEALQQKDQGKSFYSFWQFLMDENKQEEMRELIEKLYSLLEDRNIEYKNDRFLKKLKQFLHASGKKVIDANKKLSDKLSRVLSENNLTDRRKATELINEIRQLAFQALEQPPGESFFIDIESDPEIDFLDRWELADEKKPNVEVSFPEGMGGTHPDAGDFDALFNHFNIDRALLEDRIATQLENKKQISLKELVDIYGTEKGLTELITYFAIASQSPHHIILETADPVVLGNRTINMPMVLFTNSQN, from the coding sequence ATGACGTATGACCAATTATGTAATCTATACGCCCATTCAGTAACGCTTAAGATACTCCGGGCCCGTAGCGCGCCAATGATGTTGTCATTTTTTCATTACACATTCAAGGAAAAAAACCATACTACCATTTCCAATGTGGAACTGGTGACCCGCTTGTCTGATTACCTCGGGCAAACCGGCTACCAGGCGGCGGATGATGAGATAGACGCCGGCCACCTGCTGGAACATAACGACGTAAAAGCCCGCCAATATATTGACCAGTGGAGCAATAAAGGCTTTCTGCGCAAATATCCCGACGACGACGGTCTCGATATCCACGAACTGAGCAGCGACATGGAAAAAGCCATGCACTGGGTATCTACCCTCCGGAAACGGGAATTTGTAGGTACCGAAAGCCGCTTTAAAGATATCTTCTCCAAACTCAAAGAGCTGATCGATCAAAGCAATAAAGATCCACAGCAAAGAATTCAGGAGCTGGAAAGAAAAAAATTTGAAATAGAGCAGGAGATCAAAAGCATTACCATCACTGGTAAAGTACAGGTATTTGATGATACCCAGATCAAAGAACGGTTTTATGATGTAAACCGGATGTCGCGCGAACTGCTGAGCGATTTCAAAGAAGTGGAACACAACTTTGAACAGATCACCCAGGAAATTTACCGCAAACAAAGTGAACGGGATGTTGCCAAAGGTACCTTGCTCGCCTATACGCTGGATTCCTTCGAAGCGCTGCAGCAAAAAGACCAGGGCAAAAGCTTTTACTCTTTCTGGCAGTTCCTCATGGATGAAAACAAACAGGAAGAAATGCGGGAGCTGATAGAAAAACTGTACTCCCTGCTGGAAGACCGGAACATCGAATACAAAAACGACCGGTTCCTGAAAAAGCTCAAACAATTCCTGCACGCCTCCGGCAAAAAAGTAATTGACGCCAATAAAAAACTCAGCGATAAACTCAGCCGCGTACTCAGTGAAAATAATCTCACGGATCGCCGGAAAGCAACAGAACTGATCAATGAAATCCGGCAACTGGCCTTTCAGGCACTTGAGCAGCCACCCGGTGAATCTTTTTTCATTGATATAGAAAGTGATCCGGAAATAGACTTCCTCGATCGCTGGGAGCTGGCCGATGAAAAGAAACCCAATGTGGAAGTATCCTTCCCTGAAGGCATGGGCGGTACACATCCCGATGCCGGCGACTTTGATGCATTATTCAATCACTTTAACATTGACCGGGCTTTACTGGAAGATCGTATTGCCACCCAGCTGGAAAACAAAAAACAAATCAGCCTGAAAGAACTGGTGGATATTTACGGCACCGAAAAAGGCCTGACGGAACTTATCACTTATTTCGCTATTGCCAGTCAATCGCCGCATCACATCATTCTGGAAACCGCAGACCCGGTAGTATTGGGCAACCGTACCATTAATATGCCCATGGTGCTCTTTACTAATTCTCAAAACTAA
- a CDS encoding bestrophin family protein — translation MLLKHRLSLSQIFSFTWKVDLMLLACCTLVYFLDKYWLVNHISVPLAVSAVLGTALAFFIGFNNNQAYDRWWEARKIWGALVNDSRSWARSLLFYTAAEAEDSTKTMARHMIHRHLAFINALKASLRKRPDDYYTRYLTKEEIDYVQKQSNHANAILSLQSRDLQLLRDAGAIDGFRFIEMNQLLVRHCDSMGMSERISNTVFPPSYVYFTQLFIWFYVIMNTLMMTESIGAWAIPFGWMFGFVFHVTHLSGTTLMNPFEFQPLAIPLDSIARTIEINVIELLGDEPVPASVKPRANGLYIM, via the coding sequence ATGCTGCTGAAACACAGATTATCACTCAGCCAGATATTCTCCTTCACCTGGAAGGTAGACCTGATGCTACTGGCTTGTTGTACCCTTGTATATTTCCTGGACAAATACTGGCTGGTTAACCACATTTCGGTGCCGTTGGCCGTATCTGCGGTATTAGGTACCGCCCTCGCTTTTTTCATCGGCTTTAATAATAACCAGGCTTACGACCGCTGGTGGGAGGCCCGCAAAATATGGGGGGCCCTGGTCAACGACTCCCGCTCCTGGGCACGCAGCCTGTTATTTTATACGGCAGCGGAAGCGGAAGACAGTACCAAAACAATGGCCCGGCACATGATTCACCGCCACCTCGCCTTTATCAACGCCCTGAAAGCCTCCCTCCGCAAACGCCCCGACGATTACTACACCCGCTACCTCACCAAAGAAGAAATTGACTACGTACAAAAGCAAAGCAATCACGCCAATGCCATCCTCAGCCTGCAATCCCGCGATCTGCAGCTCCTGCGCGATGCCGGCGCCATAGACGGATTCCGTTTTATAGAAATGAATCAACTGCTGGTAAGACATTGCGATAGCATGGGCATGAGCGAACGTATCAGCAACACAGTATTCCCTCCCAGCTACGTTTATTTCACACAACTGTTTATCTGGTTCTATGTTATCATGAACACCCTGATGATGACCGAATCCATAGGCGCCTGGGCCATCCCGTTTGGCTGGATGTTTGGGTTTGTATTTCATGTGACGCACCTGAGCGGTACCACCCTGATGAATCCTTTCGAATTCCAGCCCCTGGCCATTCCGCTGGACAGTATTGCCCGCACCATAGAAATCAATGTCATTGAGCTGCTCGGCGACGAACCAGTCCCGGCTTCGGTAAAACCAAGGGCCAACGGATTGTATATTATGTAG
- a CDS encoding peroxiredoxin family protein encodes MSLSTSTLHRFADFLTSPIPENFPSPRRNREQINPIRSGSFFPDLLIEATRVIRGTHLLKGLKQGVELHRLASQPLVVVFYSLHWNGYADRLLQLLKDSYPAIEAAGAHVLVLSSEEQEAFLAVNPDPLPFDIVWDEENRLAKKAGIYLESDPVWGRVSGIDADVPVPAVYLVTPSLQITYDFADIFFQQEFQPEVLLSHIEKKLAISA; translated from the coding sequence ATGTCACTGTCCACATCTACACTTCACAGATTCGCAGATTTTCTGACGTCCCCGATTCCGGAGAATTTCCCCAGTCCCCGTAGAAACCGGGAGCAGATTAACCCTATTCGCAGCGGTAGTTTTTTTCCTGATTTATTAATAGAAGCCACCCGGGTTATACGGGGTACTCACCTGCTGAAAGGCCTTAAACAGGGTGTTGAGCTGCATCGCCTGGCTTCGCAGCCATTGGTGGTGGTTTTTTATTCGTTGCACTGGAATGGTTATGCAGATCGTTTGTTACAATTACTGAAAGACAGTTATCCTGCCATTGAAGCGGCGGGAGCACATGTACTGGTATTGTCCAGTGAAGAACAGGAGGCATTTCTGGCCGTAAATCCGGATCCCTTACCATTTGATATTGTATGGGATGAGGAAAACCGGTTGGCGAAGAAGGCAGGTATCTATCTGGAATCAGACCCGGTGTGGGGACGTGTTTCTGGTATTGATGCGGATGTGCCTGTGCCGGCGGTTTACCTGGTGACACCTTCTCTTCAGATTACTTACGATTTCGCGGATATATTTTTCCAGCAGGAATTTCAACCCGAAGTACTGTTATCCCATATAGAAAAGAAACTGGCCATTAGTGCCTGA
- a CDS encoding helix-turn-helix transcriptional regulator, with product MREQAVSINDATCLEDKLKALQAIDQELPAVVIVMNVVENYVAYMSPRGLRELNTSLEALQAMGAAYFEHYFNPQDVEDYLPKVVALLEAPATANLGVTFFQQVRIGPEKDWVWHLGATRVFMRDERGAPTHVISCAIPIDPLHHVTSKVNRLLQENTFLRRHQHVFAALTKREKEILRLMALGMSAAEIAAEVHISEKTAVTHRRNIKAKIGAQSGYDLTSFAQAFDLI from the coding sequence ATGAGGGAACAAGCTGTATCTATTAATGACGCGACCTGTCTGGAGGATAAACTAAAAGCTTTACAGGCCATTGACCAGGAGTTACCGGCTGTTGTAATTGTAATGAACGTGGTGGAGAATTATGTGGCGTATATGTCCCCGCGTGGGCTGCGGGAACTTAATACCTCTCTGGAAGCATTACAGGCCATGGGCGCCGCTTATTTTGAACATTATTTTAATCCGCAGGATGTAGAAGATTATCTGCCGAAAGTGGTGGCTTTACTGGAAGCCCCGGCAACTGCCAACCTGGGGGTTACTTTTTTTCAACAGGTAAGGATCGGGCCCGAAAAGGATTGGGTCTGGCACCTGGGGGCTACCCGGGTTTTTATGCGGGATGAGCGGGGAGCACCTACCCACGTGATCAGTTGTGCGATTCCGATTGACCCGTTACATCATGTTACCAGCAAGGTAAACCGGCTGTTACAGGAGAATACTTTCCTGCGCCGCCACCAGCATGTTTTTGCAGCGCTTACCAAAAGGGAGAAAGAGATCTTGCGCCTCATGGCGCTGGGAATGAGCGCAGCAGAAATAGCGGCGGAAGTGCATATCTCCGAGAAAACAGCCGTTACTCACAGGCGTAACATCAAAGCGAAAATCGGGGCGCAGTCGGGATATGATCTCACCAGTTTTGCGCAGGCTTTTGACCTGATATAA
- the tssD gene encoding type VI secretion system tube protein TssD has product MSFKAILRIDGDEMNILECRFSFTQHTDHNGRPAARPKGGTISLLLESAGETGLFDWMISNTRMKSGSITFFRRDAMSRLKSLQFRDAYCVGYTEQFYASGEQPLQIQLTLSAREISLNNTVYQNPWPQSV; this is encoded by the coding sequence ATGTCTTTCAAAGCCATTCTCCGCATAGACGGAGACGAGATGAATATCCTGGAATGCCGGTTCTCTTTTACCCAGCACACCGATCACAATGGAAGACCTGCCGCCCGGCCCAAAGGGGGCACCATTAGTTTGTTGCTGGAGTCGGCCGGCGAAACCGGATTATTCGACTGGATGATTTCGAATACCCGCATGAAGAGCGGCAGTATTACTTTTTTTCGCAGGGATGCTATGTCCAGACTGAAATCATTGCAGTTCAGGGACGCTTATTGTGTGGGTTATACCGAACAGTTTTACGCTTCCGGCGAACAACCGTTACAGATACAGCTGACCTTGTCGGCCCGGGAAATAAGCCTGAATAATACTGTTTATCAGAATCCCTGGCCGCAATCAGTTTAA